From a single Anomalospiza imberbis isolate Cuckoo-Finch-1a 21T00152 chromosome 16, ASM3175350v1, whole genome shotgun sequence genomic region:
- the KNOP1 gene encoding lysine-rich nucleolar protein 1 isoform X1, with translation MIIKKKRKEIREKPVQKKKKVKTVIKIEEDVQTVIKTEDNGHLKRKTKPRKKENLKDECLHKLQPKNKKKKKKVGSELLREDNLESFVNIKGHLDLQLQKESEEQIKIIKKKKKKVQCHFSLENNENSDVELSNHHTNGTKKHEFSLKKKRKNTALDLELDSEVTKKKKKKCSFSLEGIQDSEQRQSAKVCKNTHKCISQEAVSVGEDYDRGNAQNGGKSCVRRKKKKKHKSDCFLPLADNEDNMHRVPGSPTALSDFRKKKKYNSWEFTLRSREEEDKIKNFGRIKERKKKKKKEKAVSSSVYEDKQDCSPSIPDKHLPAQQEVELEEELFGKKHRKNFKDNNEVSKKKKKTTKKKEKETTYSEFSLKNDSASKSQKILLESNKKNKESEMERAQCVTGDTVDGALCNSNPALCDRKRKKVPPQDLAEEPGSKADAKKIKAKSPWNESEHPDDGVIIVQEKKGNCDEINIDKVRRQALQEEIDRESGKTKALSSKVGQVIHEFRQWSTATFKSSEEQRKFFRLMGGFKKGFVPIQSPSATTNKPNMALNQEGEEKLQQALKMEFDKAMDLKQHRGIGLGFQPNANKKVYIDKYTSRSIKFED, from the exons atgataataaagaaaaagagaaaagaaattcgTGAGAAGCCtgtacagaaaaagaaaaaggtgaagACTGTCATTAAAATTGAGGAAGATGTTCAAACTGTCATTAAAACTGAGGACAATGGCCATCTCAAGAGAAAAACTAAgccaaggaaaaaggaaaatttaaaagatgAATGCTTACACAAATTGCAACcaaagaataagaaaaagaagaagaaagttgGCTCTGAATTACTCAGAGAAGATAATTTAGAAAGCTTTGTGAATATAAAAGGTCATCTGGATTTACAACTTCAAAAAGAATCAGAggaacaaattaaaataatcaaaaagaagaaaaaaaaagtccagtGTCATTTCTCCTTGGAGAATAATGAGAATAGTGATGTGGAGCTTTCAAATCACCACACAAATGGTACTAAGAAACAtgaattctctttaaaaaaaaagagaaagaatacTGCTTTGGATTTGGAATTGGATAGTGAggtaacaaagaaaaaaaagaagaaatgcagtttttcaTTAGAGGGCATCCAGGACAGTGAACAAAGGCAATCTGCAAAAGTCTGCAAAAACACCCACAAATGCATTTCACAAGAAGCAGTTTCTGTGGGTGAAGACTATGACAGAGGTAATGCCCAGAATGGTGGGAAGAGTTGtgtgagaagaaagaagaaaaagaaacataaatCTGACTGCTTTTTACCACTGGCAGATAATGAAGACAACATGCATCGAGTTCCTGGTAGCCCCACTGCATTAAGtgatttcagaaaaaagaagaaatataattCATGGGAATTTACATTGAGaagcagagaggaagaggaCAAAATTAAGAACTTTGGGCGTATcaaagagaggaagaagaagaagaagaaagaaaaagctgtttctTCCTCAGTTTATGAAGATAAGCAAGACTGCAGTCCCAGCATTCCTGATAAgcatctcccagcacagcaagaAGTTGAGCTTGAGGAAGAGCTGTTTGGAAAGAAACACAGGAAGAATTTCAAGGATAATAATGAAGTcagtaagaagaaaaagaagacgactaagaaaaaggagaaggaaacaaCATACTCAGAATTTTCTTTGAAGAATGACAGTGCTTCTAAAAGCCAAAAAATACTActagaaagcaataaaaagaacaaagagaGCGAAATGGAGCGAGCTCAGTGTGTTACAGGGGACACTGTAGATGGGGCATTATGCAATAGTAATCCTGCACTgtgtgacagaaaaaggaaaaaagtaccACCACAGGACTTAGCTGAAGAACCAGGTTCAAAAGCAGATGCAAAAAAGATCAAGGCAAAATCACCATGGAATGAGTCA GAACATCCTGATGATGGTGTAATTATtgtgcaggaaaagaaaggaaactgTGATGAAATTAACATAGACAAG GTGAGGCGGCAGGCCCTGCAAGAAGAAATTGACAGAGAATCTGGCAAAACCAAGGCTCTCAGTTCCAAAGTGGGACAGGTAATACATGAGTTTAGAC AGTGGAGTACAGCTACTTTTAAAAGTTCTGAGGAACAAAGGAAGTTTTTTAGACTGATGGGTGGCTTTAAAAAAGGTTTTGTGCCTATCCAAAGTCCCTCAGCAACTACAAATAAACCAAACATGGCTCTGAAccaggaaggggaggagaagTTACAGCAGGCTCTGAAGATGGAGTTTGATAAAGCAATGGACTTGAAGCAACACAGAGGAATTGGTCTTGGATTTCAGCCTAATGCCAACAAAAAAGTATACATAGACAAATACACATCTAGATCTATAAAATTTGAAGATTAA
- the KNOP1 gene encoding lysine-rich nucleolar protein 1 isoform X2, producing MIIKKKRKEIREKPVQKKKKVKTVIKIEEDVQTVIKTEDNGHLKRKTKPRKKENLKDECLHKLQPKNKKKKKKVGSELLREDNLESFVNIKGHLDLQLQKESEEQIKIIKKKKKKVQCHFSLENNENSDVELSNHHTNGTKKHEFSLKKKRKNTALDLELDSEVTKKKKKKCSFSLEGIQDSEQRQSAKVCKNTHKCISQEAVSVGEDYDRGNAQNGGKSCVRRKKKKKHKSDCFLPLADNEDNMHRVPGSPTALSDFRKKKKYNSWEFTLRSREEEDKIKNFGRIKERKKKKKKEKAVSSSVYEDKQDCSPSIPDKHLPAQQEVELEEELFGKKHRKNFKDNNEVSKKKKKTTKKKEKETTYSEFSLKNDSASKSQKILLESNKKNKESEMERAQCVTGDTVDGALCNSNPALCDRKRKKVPPQDLAEEPGSKADAKKIKAKSPWNESEHPDDGVIIVQEKKGNCDEINIDKVRRQALQEEIDRESGKTKALSSKVGQDMKLGQWSTATFKSSEEQRKFFRLMGGFKKGFVPIQSPSATTNKPNMALNQEGEEKLQQALKMEFDKAMDLKQHRGIGLGFQPNANKKVYIDKYTSRSIKFED from the exons atgataataaagaaaaagagaaaagaaattcgTGAGAAGCCtgtacagaaaaagaaaaaggtgaagACTGTCATTAAAATTGAGGAAGATGTTCAAACTGTCATTAAAACTGAGGACAATGGCCATCTCAAGAGAAAAACTAAgccaaggaaaaaggaaaatttaaaagatgAATGCTTACACAAATTGCAACcaaagaataagaaaaagaagaagaaagttgGCTCTGAATTACTCAGAGAAGATAATTTAGAAAGCTTTGTGAATATAAAAGGTCATCTGGATTTACAACTTCAAAAAGAATCAGAggaacaaattaaaataatcaaaaagaagaaaaaaaaagtccagtGTCATTTCTCCTTGGAGAATAATGAGAATAGTGATGTGGAGCTTTCAAATCACCACACAAATGGTACTAAGAAACAtgaattctctttaaaaaaaaagagaaagaatacTGCTTTGGATTTGGAATTGGATAGTGAggtaacaaagaaaaaaaagaagaaatgcagtttttcaTTAGAGGGCATCCAGGACAGTGAACAAAGGCAATCTGCAAAAGTCTGCAAAAACACCCACAAATGCATTTCACAAGAAGCAGTTTCTGTGGGTGAAGACTATGACAGAGGTAATGCCCAGAATGGTGGGAAGAGTTGtgtgagaagaaagaagaaaaagaaacataaatCTGACTGCTTTTTACCACTGGCAGATAATGAAGACAACATGCATCGAGTTCCTGGTAGCCCCACTGCATTAAGtgatttcagaaaaaagaagaaatataattCATGGGAATTTACATTGAGaagcagagaggaagaggaCAAAATTAAGAACTTTGGGCGTATcaaagagaggaagaagaagaagaagaaagaaaaagctgtttctTCCTCAGTTTATGAAGATAAGCAAGACTGCAGTCCCAGCATTCCTGATAAgcatctcccagcacagcaagaAGTTGAGCTTGAGGAAGAGCTGTTTGGAAAGAAACACAGGAAGAATTTCAAGGATAATAATGAAGTcagtaagaagaaaaagaagacgactaagaaaaaggagaaggaaacaaCATACTCAGAATTTTCTTTGAAGAATGACAGTGCTTCTAAAAGCCAAAAAATACTActagaaagcaataaaaagaacaaagagaGCGAAATGGAGCGAGCTCAGTGTGTTACAGGGGACACTGTAGATGGGGCATTATGCAATAGTAATCCTGCACTgtgtgacagaaaaaggaaaaaagtaccACCACAGGACTTAGCTGAAGAACCAGGTTCAAAAGCAGATGCAAAAAAGATCAAGGCAAAATCACCATGGAATGAGTCA GAACATCCTGATGATGGTGTAATTATtgtgcaggaaaagaaaggaaactgTGATGAAATTAACATAGACAAG GTGAGGCGGCAGGCCCTGCAAGAAGAAATTGACAGAGAATCTGGCAAAACCAAGGCTCTCAGTTCCAAAGTGGGACAG GATATGAAGCTTGGACAGTGGAGTACAGCTACTTTTAAAAGTTCTGAGGAACAAAGGAAGTTTTTTAGACTGATGGGTGGCTTTAAAAAAGGTTTTGTGCCTATCCAAAGTCCCTCAGCAACTACAAATAAACCAAACATGGCTCTGAAccaggaaggggaggagaagTTACAGCAGGCTCTGAAGATGGAGTTTGATAAAGCAATGGACTTGAAGCAACACAGAGGAATTGGTCTTGGATTTCAGCCTAATGCCAACAAAAAAGTATACATAGACAAATACACATCTAGATCTATAAAATTTGAAGATTAA
- the KNOP1 gene encoding lysine-rich nucleolar protein 1 isoform X3, translating to MIIKKKRKEIREKPVQKKKKVKTVIKIEEDVQTVIKTEDNGHLKRKTKPRKKENLKDECLHKLQPKNKKKKKKVGSELLREDNLESFVNIKGHLDLQLQKESEEQIKIIKKKKKKVQCHFSLENNENSDVELSNHHTNGTKKHEFSLKKKRKNTALDLELDSEVTKKKKKKCSFSLEGIQDSEQRQSAKVCKNTHKCISQEAVSVGEDYDRGNAQNGGKSCVRRKKKKKHKSDCFLPLADNEDNMHRVPGSPTALSDFRKKKKYNSWEFTLRSREEEDKIKNFGRIKERKKKKKKEKAVSSSVYEDKQDCSPSIPDKHLPAQQEVELEEELFGKKHRKNFKDNNEVSKKKKKTTKKKEKETTYSEFSLKNDSASKSQKILLESNKKNKESEMERAQCVTGDTVDGALCNSNPALCDRKRKKVPPQDLAEEPGSKADAKKIKAKSPWNESEHPDDGVIIVQEKKGNCDEINIDKVRRQALQEEIDRESGKTKALSSKVGQDCQNA from the exons atgataataaagaaaaagagaaaagaaattcgTGAGAAGCCtgtacagaaaaagaaaaaggtgaagACTGTCATTAAAATTGAGGAAGATGTTCAAACTGTCATTAAAACTGAGGACAATGGCCATCTCAAGAGAAAAACTAAgccaaggaaaaaggaaaatttaaaagatgAATGCTTACACAAATTGCAACcaaagaataagaaaaagaagaagaaagttgGCTCTGAATTACTCAGAGAAGATAATTTAGAAAGCTTTGTGAATATAAAAGGTCATCTGGATTTACAACTTCAAAAAGAATCAGAggaacaaattaaaataatcaaaaagaagaaaaaaaaagtccagtGTCATTTCTCCTTGGAGAATAATGAGAATAGTGATGTGGAGCTTTCAAATCACCACACAAATGGTACTAAGAAACAtgaattctctttaaaaaaaaagagaaagaatacTGCTTTGGATTTGGAATTGGATAGTGAggtaacaaagaaaaaaaagaagaaatgcagtttttcaTTAGAGGGCATCCAGGACAGTGAACAAAGGCAATCTGCAAAAGTCTGCAAAAACACCCACAAATGCATTTCACAAGAAGCAGTTTCTGTGGGTGAAGACTATGACAGAGGTAATGCCCAGAATGGTGGGAAGAGTTGtgtgagaagaaagaagaaaaagaaacataaatCTGACTGCTTTTTACCACTGGCAGATAATGAAGACAACATGCATCGAGTTCCTGGTAGCCCCACTGCATTAAGtgatttcagaaaaaagaagaaatataattCATGGGAATTTACATTGAGaagcagagaggaagaggaCAAAATTAAGAACTTTGGGCGTATcaaagagaggaagaagaagaagaagaaagaaaaagctgtttctTCCTCAGTTTATGAAGATAAGCAAGACTGCAGTCCCAGCATTCCTGATAAgcatctcccagcacagcaagaAGTTGAGCTTGAGGAAGAGCTGTTTGGAAAGAAACACAGGAAGAATTTCAAGGATAATAATGAAGTcagtaagaagaaaaagaagacgactaagaaaaaggagaaggaaacaaCATACTCAGAATTTTCTTTGAAGAATGACAGTGCTTCTAAAAGCCAAAAAATACTActagaaagcaataaaaagaacaaagagaGCGAAATGGAGCGAGCTCAGTGTGTTACAGGGGACACTGTAGATGGGGCATTATGCAATAGTAATCCTGCACTgtgtgacagaaaaaggaaaaaagtaccACCACAGGACTTAGCTGAAGAACCAGGTTCAAAAGCAGATGCAAAAAAGATCAAGGCAAAATCACCATGGAATGAGTCA GAACATCCTGATGATGGTGTAATTATtgtgcaggaaaagaaaggaaactgTGATGAAATTAACATAGACAAG GTGAGGCGGCAGGCCCTGCAAGAAGAAATTGACAGAGAATCTGGCAAAACCAAGGCTCTCAGTTCCAAAGTGGGACAG GACTGCCAGAATGCCTAG